The Streptomyces achromogenes genome window below encodes:
- a CDS encoding RRQRL motif-containing zinc-binding protein — MGALPVYRWHLAPDGYATRRQLRARDLRPGGQGVAAQLERPRRRRGPLVAYLYRVEHAKPVRPMTPAKWAALAKANTARRTCPRCRTDAGYVIPPSLGMCVPCAYPEPADALRSA, encoded by the coding sequence ATGGGCGCGCTGCCGGTCTACCGGTGGCACCTGGCCCCGGACGGCTACGCCACCCGCCGCCAGCTCCGGGCCCGCGACCTGCGGCCCGGCGGTCAGGGCGTCGCCGCTCAGCTGGAACGGCCGCGCCGGCGCCGCGGCCCGTTGGTCGCCTACCTCTACCGCGTCGAGCACGCCAAACCGGTGCGGCCGATGACGCCGGCGAAGTGGGCGGCGCTGGCCAAGGCCAACACGGCCCGCCGCACCTGCCCGCGCTGCCGCACGGACGCGGGATACGTGATCCCGCCGTCGCTCGGCATGTGCGTGCCCTGCGCCTACCCCGAACCCGCCGACGCTTTGAGGAGTGCCTGA
- a CDS encoding protein spdB — translation MNAKTARPAVAMTAVSMVLTLAVVVMWLGTAMPWPVALVVGLGIDGGWLATLAYERRLAAQGDHSHAVTAVGWCFGLLATGVLVAHALTAEQSTGAWLAVAWLPVAAKALWLVHGMWERTALTPAALGAIRGIQQEARDEAAVARARLRADASTEETRLTAVTAAGARVARVQAKTAATLAGAWSTLETARQGEATGRALTCVTSTVTPGVTPGVTPRWELPVWGPVEPLATLALESAPALTDAELDALVDTIRHSQTPALSYREMAVRFRAAGHSASEVRLRAAWKRVA, via the coding sequence GTGAACGCCAAGACCGCACGGCCGGCCGTCGCGATGACGGCCGTGTCTATGGTCCTCACCCTCGCCGTGGTGGTGATGTGGCTGGGCACGGCGATGCCGTGGCCGGTCGCTCTGGTCGTCGGTCTGGGCATCGACGGGGGATGGCTGGCCACCCTCGCCTACGAACGCCGTCTCGCGGCGCAGGGCGACCACAGTCACGCGGTGACGGCGGTCGGCTGGTGCTTCGGCCTGCTCGCCACAGGCGTCCTGGTCGCCCACGCCCTCACCGCCGAACAGTCCACCGGGGCCTGGCTGGCCGTCGCCTGGCTTCCCGTCGCGGCCAAGGCCTTGTGGCTGGTTCACGGCATGTGGGAGCGCACCGCGCTCACCCCGGCCGCGCTCGGTGCCATCCGGGGCATTCAGCAGGAAGCGCGGGATGAGGCGGCCGTGGCGCGGGCCCGGCTGAGGGCCGACGCGTCCACCGAGGAGACACGGCTGACGGCCGTGACGGCGGCCGGCGCGCGCGTCGCGAGGGTGCAGGCGAAGACCGCTGCCACCCTCGCGGGGGCGTGGTCGACGCTGGAGACGGCACGGCAGGGCGAGGCCACCGGACGGGCCCTGACCTGCGTGACGAGCACCGTCACGCCCGGCGTCACGCCCGGCGTCACACCCCGCTGGGAACTGCCGGTCTGGGGTCCGGTCGAGCCGCTGGCGACGCTGGCGTTGGAGTCCGCTCCCGCGCTCACGGACGCTGAGCTTGACGCCCTGGTCGACACGATCCGCCACAGCCAGACCCCGGCCCTGTCGTATCGCGAGATGGCCGTGCGCTTCCGGGCGGCCGGCCACTCCGCGTCCGAGGTGCGGCTGCGGGCGGCATGGAAGCGCGTCGCCTGA
- a CDS encoding Pycsar system effector family protein has translation MNTSTESLTVALAEVKAEITRTDSKTGLLLAFVGAVLAGTWTVTRGLPLNVAACVVGGLGMAVLVGAAGLLLRSVRPNLNGRHGFPLWATLTAEEITTSMSGRDLAADVAGLSRLAVAKFTCLRRAVDLTCAGGALLLLAALLTTGGAA, from the coding sequence ATGAACACCTCGACTGAGAGCCTGACGGTCGCACTCGCCGAGGTGAAGGCGGAGATCACGCGGACGGACAGCAAGACCGGGCTGTTGCTGGCGTTCGTCGGCGCGGTCCTGGCCGGGACGTGGACGGTCACCCGGGGCCTGCCGCTGAACGTGGCCGCTTGTGTGGTGGGCGGTCTGGGGATGGCGGTGCTGGTCGGTGCGGCCGGGCTGCTGCTGCGGTCGGTGCGTCCGAACCTGAACGGCCGGCACGGCTTCCCGCTGTGGGCCACCCTCACCGCCGAGGAGATCACGACCAGCATGAGCGGCCGGGACCTCGCCGCCGACGTGGCCGGGCTGTCTCGTCTGGCGGTCGCGAAGTTCACGTGCCTGCGCCGCGCGGTCGACCTGACCTGTGCAGGCGGCGCGCTGCTGCTCCTCGCCGCCCTGCTCACGACCGGGGGTGCGGCGTGA
- a CDS encoding DUF6284 family protein, whose translation MKHIGAAQVVVTTNVFDREPTLAELDAIELESPLILAEVDLLDAQIMTLDRPANEVDARRIRRARSRVLAARRDLVNRTAGVVLSGGAA comes from the coding sequence ATGAAGCACATCGGTGCTGCTCAGGTGGTTGTTACCACCAACGTCTTCGACCGTGAGCCGACGCTCGCGGAGCTGGACGCGATCGAGCTGGAGTCCCCGCTGATCCTGGCGGAGGTCGACCTGCTCGACGCCCAGATCATGACCCTCGACCGTCCCGCGAACGAGGTCGACGCCCGCCGCATCCGCCGCGCCCGTAGCCGGGTGCTGGCGGCGCGGCGGGACCTGGTCAACCGCACGGCCGGCGTGGTGCTGTCGGGCGGTGCGGCATGA
- a CDS encoding GntR family transcriptional regulator — protein MAGQADNRAPYAKIAAHYTELITSGQLQPGSLLPSIKNLAEEWKVSTATAEKALRKLRNEGLVRGIHGIGTEVLDQPAPMSSRAQRQDRGRRTGSSWGAGERSDSHQAGVVPAPAEVAQALDLKPGSDVIRRSRVYRDRHGIVAHSTSWIPARYGKLIPQLAASERLTGGTSLQLIAQATGHPISHRIDSASARVITPEYARLLELDPEDSLAEPVVVMTARFVDSEGNVVEYGVDLGGPGRTWRTESEVSP, from the coding sequence ATGGCAGGCCAGGCCGACAATCGGGCCCCATACGCGAAGATTGCCGCCCACTACACAGAGCTGATTACGTCCGGTCAGCTACAGCCGGGGTCACTCTTGCCGAGCATCAAGAACCTCGCGGAAGAGTGGAAGGTGAGCACCGCGACGGCGGAAAAGGCCCTGCGTAAGCTGCGCAACGAGGGTCTCGTCCGAGGGATTCACGGCATCGGGACGGAGGTTCTGGACCAGCCGGCTCCGATGTCCTCGCGGGCGCAGCGCCAGGACCGAGGTCGCCGCACCGGGTCCAGTTGGGGGGCAGGCGAACGGTCCGACTCGCATCAAGCCGGTGTGGTGCCCGCGCCCGCCGAAGTGGCCCAGGCGCTGGACCTCAAGCCCGGCTCCGATGTGATCCGCCGAAGCCGGGTCTACCGAGACCGGCACGGCATCGTGGCCCACAGCACGTCATGGATTCCCGCCCGGTACGGGAAGCTGATCCCCCAACTGGCAGCGAGCGAGCGCCTGACAGGAGGAACGTCGCTTCAGCTCATTGCCCAGGCGACAGGCCACCCGATCAGTCACCGCATCGACAGCGCCTCTGCTCGCGTGATCACCCCTGAGTACGCACGGCTGTTGGAGCTGGATCCCGAAGACTCGCTGGCGGAACCGGTAGTCGTGATGACGGCAAGGTTCGTCGACAGTGAGGGCAACGTCGTCGAATACGGCGTGGACCTTGGGGGCCCTGGCCGTACATGGCGCACAGAATCGGAGGTGTCTCCTTGA
- a CDS encoding AAA family ATPase, which translates to MTAVDETRAPALEAGPRASHAVCRAGTITLEAEAEMAAISQTMAGPMSLRPPFCVLMAGLPGSGKTTLSRALTDRGFVRMCPDEEMYRRHGVYGVDFPRGTFPTLERPVLDDVADELREQLKAGHDVVVDHGFWTPEDRARWRAIATDVGATPVLVYLEASHEELWARISKRNIFHADDPNSIYFSENDLQRYRARFIPPQSEERHLLYEGSPAGVFAFLDSARS; encoded by the coding sequence TTGACGGCCGTTGATGAAACGCGCGCGCCTGCGCTTGAAGCCGGCCCGCGGGCGTCCCATGCGGTCTGTAGAGCTGGCACAATCACGCTCGAAGCCGAAGCGGAGATGGCCGCCATCTCCCAGACGATGGCGGGACCGATGTCACTGCGCCCACCGTTCTGCGTCCTGATGGCCGGGCTCCCCGGCTCTGGCAAGACCACGCTGTCACGTGCCCTCACAGATCGTGGGTTCGTGCGGATGTGCCCGGACGAAGAGATGTATCGCCGGCACGGCGTATATGGAGTGGACTTCCCCCGAGGCACCTTCCCAACCCTTGAGCGGCCGGTCCTCGATGACGTGGCGGATGAACTAAGGGAGCAACTCAAGGCTGGTCATGATGTTGTGGTCGATCACGGCTTTTGGACGCCCGAGGATCGGGCTAGGTGGCGAGCAATCGCCACCGACGTCGGAGCCACCCCCGTGCTCGTATATCTCGAAGCAAGCCACGAAGAGCTTTGGGCGCGGATCAGCAAGCGCAACATATTTCACGCCGACGATCCCAACTCGATTTACTTCTCTGAGAACGACCTACAGCGGTATCGCGCTCGATTCATCCCCCCTCAGTCAGAGGAGCGCCACCTGTTGTACGAGGGAAGCCCTGCGGGTGTGTTCGCTTTCTTGGACTCCGCTCGCTCCTAG